One window of Microbacterium sp. 1S1 genomic DNA carries:
- a CDS encoding pirin family protein has translation MIGQRRIVLEPRAVPLGGVRGMEVLRVLPHRNLPTIGAWCFLDRFGPAETRMRVEPHPHIGLQTVTWPLVGEIRHRDSLGSDADLRRGQLNLMTAGNGISHSEYSVGDGPVPLDALQFWVVLPDSARHGDGGFERHTDLPTTTLPAATGTDATATVVLGEFAGVRSPATVHTPIVGAEIVVPAGTTVRLPLQPEWEHALLLVEGDAAVPEHAMTRNDMLYLGDSRDGVEVTSSEGGLLFLLGGEPFEDDVVMWWNFAGRSHEEIAAAREDWESASSRFGVVEGHDQRIPAPPLPPVRLMPRSRTL, from the coding sequence ATGATCGGGCAGCGTCGCATCGTCCTCGAGCCTCGGGCGGTCCCGCTCGGCGGCGTACGCGGCATGGAGGTGCTGCGGGTGCTGCCGCATCGCAACCTCCCCACGATCGGCGCATGGTGTTTCCTCGACCGGTTCGGCCCGGCCGAGACCCGGATGCGTGTCGAGCCGCACCCGCACATCGGGCTGCAGACGGTGACCTGGCCGCTCGTCGGCGAGATCCGGCACCGTGACTCGTTGGGCAGCGATGCCGACCTCCGGCGCGGCCAGCTGAACCTCATGACCGCCGGCAACGGCATCTCACACTCGGAGTACTCCGTCGGCGACGGGCCGGTGCCGCTGGACGCGCTGCAGTTCTGGGTCGTGCTCCCCGATTCGGCGCGCCACGGCGACGGCGGCTTCGAGCGGCACACCGACCTGCCCACGACGACGCTCCCGGCCGCGACCGGCACGGACGCCACGGCCACCGTGGTGCTCGGCGAGTTCGCGGGCGTGCGCTCGCCCGCCACCGTGCACACGCCGATCGTCGGGGCGGAGATCGTCGTCCCGGCGGGGACCACCGTGCGCCTGCCGCTGCAGCCGGAGTGGGAGCATGCGCTGCTTCTCGTCGAGGGCGACGCCGCGGTACCGGAGCACGCCATGACCCGGAACGACATGCTCTACCTGGGCGACTCCCGCGACGGCGTCGAGGTCACCAGCAGCGAGGGCGGGCTGCTCTTCCTCCTCGGCGGGGAGCCTTTCGAGGACGACGTCGTGATGTGGTGGAACTTCGCCGGACGCTCCCACGAGGAGATCGCCGCCGCCCGCGAGGACTGGGAGTCCGCGTCCTCCCGTTTCGGCGTCGTCGAGGGGCACGATCAGCGCATCCCCGCGCCCCCGCTGCCGCCGGTGCGACTCATGCCGCGCAGCCGCACCCTCTGA